The DNA segment CAACAAAGGTCTTATCATTGTTAGCTTGGTTATTGTCAGCCTAGTTCAAAGATAGCCGTTTTTGCGTATTATTGAAGAAAAGACAGTCGTTTTAGAGGTTTTTATGCAGCAGTACCGGAAGGATTTTATTGATTTGGCGATTCGCTACAAGGCCCTTGGCTTTGGTGAGTTCACTCTGAAGTCGGGACGCGTTAGCCCCTACTTCTTCAATGCCGGTCGTTTTGATAGTGGTGCAGGGCTGGCCATGCTTGGCCGCTGTTATGCTGAGGCGATCGCGGCGAGCGGGGTAGAATTTGATGTCTTGTTTGGTCCCGCCTACAAGGGCATACCGCTGGGGGCGACGACGGCAGTAGCGCTTGCTGATCACCACCAGAGCGATGTGCCCTTTGCCTTTAACCGTAAAGAGGCAAAGGACCATGGTGAGGGTGGTACGATTGTCGGTGCCGAGCTGAAGGGCAAGGTGCTAATTATTGATGATGTGATTACTGCCGGCACCGCCGTGCGTGAGGTTATTGATATTATCCGTGCAGCGGGAGCCGAGCCAGCCGGTGTTGTTATTGGCCTAAACCGTCAGGAACGCGGTAAGGCAGAGCTATCGGCGATCCAAGAGGTAGAGCAAGACTTCGGTATTCCTGTGGTGAGTATCATTACGTTGCAGGATATCGTTGATTATCTCAACGCCGGGGTTGAGCAAGCCGATTTAATCACTCGTATTGATGATTATCGCCAGGCTTACGGTATTTAAAGGCACCCTGACTTTGTGCCATGTCGTTGTATTTGCTCGAATGAGGAGGTTGCTGTGGCGAGCAGGAATAATGCTGTTTTAGTCGTTGCGTTGCTACTAGTGAGTGTCGCCGCGCAGGCGGACTATTATCGTTATATTACCGATGAGGGGCAGACCGTGGTGGTTGGTCAGCTCAATAGTGAGGCTATTCGCCTAGGCTATGAGCAGCTCAGTGACAAGGGACAGGTCATCAAGGTTGTTGAGCGTAGTAAGAGCAATGAAGAGAAGGCGCGGCTGCGTGCTGAGCAGTTGCGTGCTGAGCAGCAGCAGGCCTGGGATAAATCGCTACTGCTGAAGTACTCGACAGTGGAAGATATTGAGGCGTCTGCCGTGCGTGCGCTCAGAGAGATTGATGTTCGCCTGGGGATATTGCGCAGTAATCGCTCGGTGCTGAAAACGCAGCTTAATAGTGAGCAGGCGAAGGCGGCCGATATTGAGCGTCGTAGTCAGCAAGTTCCTGAGGATTTACAGTTAAGGATTAAAAACTTAGCTATAGAGCTCGACACTACCAAGGAGACGATCGCGCGCCACCAGAGGGAGAAGCTCGAGCTACAGAGCTCCTATAAGCGAGACGCGGTACGCTTTGCTGAGCTGAAGTCTATAACTGAGCTGCGAAATACCTACCACCAGAATTAGTGTTGTCTAACAGCTGCGGTACTTAGCGGCTGTTAGCGGCGGTGTTCTTGAAGAAGCCTTGCATCAGCAGTGGCCACTGCTCCTGCCAGAACTCGGTGGGCTTTTTACTGAAGTTACTGCGTACGTATTGATTAATGCGACCGTCGACGACGGCAATCAGTAGATTGGCTGCGACACTGACGGTGACCGTCGGGCGTAGGCCTTCGCGCAGTTCTGCTTCACGTAAAATCTGCTTGAGTTGTGTCTCTAAGCGCTCGAAGAACTGGGTGACACGAGCGTGTAGTTTATCACTTTCTCCGGTGAGCGCATCGCCGGTGAGAATTCTAGTGATGCCGGGGTTTCTCTCAGTGAAGGCGAGTAGTAAAGAGAGGATGGCCTCGCAGCGGCTCTCTGCCGTAGCATACTCATCTCGAATGATTGAAACGCGGGTAAAAATAGTTTCCTCAATAAACTCGATCAACCCCTCGAACATTTTGCTCTTGCTGGGGAAGTGACGATAAAG comes from the Sinobacterium caligoides genome and includes:
- the pyrE gene encoding orotate phosphoribosyltransferase gives rise to the protein MQQYRKDFIDLAIRYKALGFGEFTLKSGRVSPYFFNAGRFDSGAGLAMLGRCYAEAIAASGVEFDVLFGPAYKGIPLGATTAVALADHHQSDVPFAFNRKEAKDHGEGGTIVGAELKGKVLIIDDVITAGTAVREVIDIIRAAGAEPAGVVIGLNRQERGKAELSAIQEVEQDFGIPVVSIITLQDIVDYLNAGVEQADLITRIDDYRQAYGI
- a CDS encoding DUF4124 domain-containing protein, with amino-acid sequence MASRNNAVLVVALLLVSVAAQADYYRYITDEGQTVVVGQLNSEAIRLGYEQLSDKGQVIKVVERSKSNEEKARLRAEQLRAEQQQAWDKSLLLKYSTVEDIEASAVRALREIDVRLGILRSNRSVLKTQLNSEQAKAADIERRSQQVPEDLQLRIKNLAIELDTTKETIARHQREKLELQSSYKRDAVRFAELKSITELRNTYHQN
- the slmA gene encoding nucleoid occlusion factor SlmA, with product MTQTQKISRRQQILEALAHMLEASPGARITTAALAKQVGVSEAALYRHFPSKSKMFEGLIEFIEETIFTRVSIIRDEYATAESRCEAILSLLLAFTERNPGITRILTGDALTGESDKLHARVTQFFERLETQLKQILREAELREGLRPTVTVSVAANLLIAVVDGRINQYVRSNFSKKPTEFWQEQWPLLMQGFFKNTAANSR